A genomic segment from Spongiibacter sp. IMCC21906 encodes:
- a CDS encoding YqgE/AlgH family protein — MSEAFPSLKNQFLIALPSLREGIFAHSITYLCEHDEDGAMGIIINRPLDMNVDEVLDQLELDEHHHTHHQSVYAGGPVQTDRGFVLHRRSPEDWEATLSVSNEISLTSSVDILEAIARNTGPTQSLIALGYAGWAAGQLEAELAESSWLTLPVDDRILFDVPAPARVDAALAKLGISFAQLGSDSGHA, encoded by the coding sequence ATGAGCGAAGCCTTTCCGTCACTAAAAAACCAATTTTTGATCGCCCTTCCCAGCTTGCGGGAGGGCATTTTTGCACACAGCATTACCTACCTGTGTGAGCACGACGAAGATGGCGCCATGGGCATTATTATTAATCGCCCATTGGATATGAACGTCGACGAGGTGCTGGATCAACTAGAACTGGACGAGCACCATCACACCCACCACCAATCTGTTTATGCGGGTGGACCGGTGCAAACAGACCGCGGATTTGTGCTGCACCGGCGCAGCCCGGAAGACTGGGAAGCCACGCTGTCGGTGAGTAATGAAATTAGTCTGACCAGTTCGGTGGATATTCTCGAAGCCATTGCCCGCAATACCGGCCCAACCCAAAGCCTGATTGCGCTGGGCTACGCAGGCTGGGCTGCTGGTCAGCTGGAAGCCGAATTGGCTGAAAGCTCGTGGCTAACGCTTCCTGTTGATGACCGTATTTTGTTTGATGTTCCCGCCCCCGCCAGGGTCGATGCCGCACTGGCAAAACTGGGAATCAGCTTTGCCCAGCTAGGCTCGGACAGTGGTCACGCGTAG
- the ruvX gene encoding Holliday junction resolvase RuvX, whose translation MNKTRSLLAFDYGTRWIGVAVGQTLTATASTLPALKAKDGIPRWEEIEQLIKQWQPDTVVVGLPLNMDGSESDMSLRAKKFGNRIHGRFGVNVAFADERLSSFEAKGDILEKRGSRDFKNESVDSRSAVIILESWLRSGIAHNTD comes from the coding sequence ATGAACAAGACCCGCTCACTCCTCGCCTTCGATTACGGCACCCGCTGGATTGGCGTCGCTGTCGGCCAGACTCTGACCGCAACCGCATCAACCCTGCCAGCATTAAAAGCCAAAGATGGTATTCCTCGTTGGGAAGAAATCGAACAGCTCATTAAGCAATGGCAACCCGATACGGTGGTGGTTGGGCTGCCGCTAAACATGGACGGTAGCGAATCTGATATGTCTCTTCGGGCCAAGAAATTTGGCAATCGCATTCACGGCCGGTTTGGCGTGAATGTGGCCTTTGCAGATGAGCGTCTTTCCAGCTTTGAAGCCAAAGGCGATATCTTAGAGAAACGTGGCTCCAGAGATTTTAAAAACGAGTCGGTAGACAGCCGTAGTGCCGTAATCATCTTGGAAAGCTGGCTACGAAGCGGCATTGCCCACAACACCGACTAG
- a CDS encoding PilT/PilU family type 4a pilus ATPase, whose translation MDIEKLLRIMQEKGASDLFISAGVPPSIKINGQIGPLSSNALSPEQTREVVMGVMTEQQRRDFVRDKECNFAISARGIGRFRVSAFYQRNLVGMVLRRIETKIPTTDDLGLPDTIKDLAMSKRGLIIFVGATGTGKSTSLASMIGHRNNNSKGHIITVEDPIEFLHQHRGCIVTQREVGIDTESFETALKNMLRQAPDVIMIGEVRSRETMENAITFAETGHLCLCTLHANNANQALDRILHFFPAERHPQLWMDLSLNLRAMVAQQLVPTRSGDGRRACVEILLNTPLAADLIRKGDVAGLKGLMSQSTEHGMQTFDQALYELYSQGEITYEDAIAHADSANDLRLLIKLGADNRPDNINAMAGRLTMQDDSEDSRDNGNNGILGRRR comes from the coding sequence TTGGACATTGAAAAGCTGCTGCGAATTATGCAGGAGAAGGGTGCCTCAGATTTATTTATCTCGGCTGGGGTGCCGCCGTCGATAAAAATTAATGGCCAGATTGGACCGCTCAGCAGCAATGCACTTAGTCCCGAGCAAACGCGTGAAGTGGTGATGGGGGTGATGACCGAGCAGCAGCGCCGAGACTTTGTGCGGGACAAAGAATGTAATTTTGCCATCAGCGCCCGAGGGATTGGTCGTTTTCGGGTCAGTGCATTTTATCAGCGCAATTTAGTGGGAATGGTGTTGCGGCGCATCGAGACCAAAATTCCCACCACGGATGATTTAGGTTTACCCGATACGATCAAAGACCTTGCCATGAGTAAGCGTGGTTTGATTATTTTTGTGGGTGCTACCGGTACCGGTAAGTCGACTTCCTTGGCGTCGATGATCGGTCACCGAAATAATAATTCCAAAGGTCATATCATTACGGTAGAAGATCCCATTGAGTTTCTTCACCAGCACCGTGGCTGCATTGTCACCCAGCGTGAAGTGGGGATTGATACCGAGTCCTTTGAAACCGCACTGAAAAATATGCTTCGCCAGGCCCCCGACGTGATTATGATCGGCGAGGTGCGTTCTCGCGAAACCATGGAAAATGCGATTACCTTTGCCGAGACCGGGCATTTATGTCTGTGTACCCTGCACGCCAATAATGCTAACCAAGCCTTGGATCGAATTCTGCATTTCTTCCCGGCGGAGCGGCACCCCCAGTTGTGGATGGATCTGTCGCTTAATCTGCGGGCTATGGTCGCACAGCAGCTGGTGCCAACCCGTAGCGGTGATGGTCGCCGGGCTTGTGTTGAAATACTGTTGAATACGCCGCTGGCTGCCGACTTAATTCGTAAAGGGGATGTGGCGGGTTTAAAAGGGTTGATGAGCCAGTCAACTGAACACGGTATGCAGACTTTTGATCAAGCCTTATATGAGCTGTATTCGCAGGGTGAAATTACTTACGAAGACGCGATTGCCCATGCTGATTCTGCCAATGATTTGCGCTTGTTAATAAAGTTGGGGGCCGACAATCGCCCCGATAATATTAACGCCATGGCGGGGAGGTTAACGATGCAAGATGACAGTGAGGATAGCCGTGACAACGGCAACAATGGCATCTTAGGGCGCCGCCGATAA
- a CDS encoding type IV pilus twitching motility protein PilT, with amino-acid sequence MDITELLAFSAKQNASDLHLSAGLPPMIRVDGDVRRINLPPLEHREVHSLIYEIMNDRQRRDFEEFLETDFSFEVPGVARFRVNAFNQNRGAGAVFRTIPSKVLTLEDLGMGKVFKDVSMLPRGLVLVTGPTGSGKSTTLAAMIDYINDNKFEHILTIEDPIEFVHDSKKCLVNQREVHRDTHGFSEALRSALREDPDIILVGELRDLETIRLALTAAETGHLVFGTLHTTSAAKTIDRVVDVFPGEEKAMVRSMLSESLQAVISQTLIKKPEGGRVAAHEIMIGTPAIRNLIREDKVAQMYSAIQSGANVGMQTIDQCLKNLVESRQISRDAAKLKARFPENF; translated from the coding sequence ATGGATATTACTGAATTGCTGGCCTTTAGTGCCAAGCAAAATGCGTCAGATTTGCATTTGTCGGCGGGCCTGCCGCCGATGATCCGGGTAGATGGTGATGTGCGGCGAATTAATCTGCCGCCGTTGGAGCATCGGGAAGTTCATTCGCTTATTTACGAGATTATGAATGATCGCCAGCGCCGAGACTTTGAAGAGTTTCTGGAAACGGATTTCTCTTTTGAAGTGCCGGGGGTTGCCCGTTTCCGGGTCAATGCTTTTAACCAAAATCGGGGTGCCGGTGCGGTATTCAGAACCATCCCTTCCAAGGTGTTAACCCTTGAAGACTTGGGCATGGGCAAGGTATTTAAAGACGTATCGATGTTGCCCCGAGGTCTGGTGCTGGTGACGGGGCCTACTGGCTCAGGTAAGTCCACGACCTTGGCGGCGATGATCGACTATATCAACGACAATAAATTTGAGCATATTCTTACTATAGAAGACCCTATTGAATTTGTTCACGACTCCAAAAAATGCCTGGTTAACCAGCGTGAAGTTCACCGCGACACCCACGGTTTTAGCGAAGCGCTGCGTTCGGCGCTGCGGGAAGATCCCGATATTATCTTGGTGGGTGAGCTGCGGGACTTGGAAACGATTCGCTTGGCGCTGACGGCTGCCGAAACGGGGCATTTGGTATTTGGCACCTTGCACACTACCTCGGCGGCAAAAACGATTGACCGGGTAGTTGATGTGTTTCCCGGTGAAGAAAAAGCCATGGTACGGTCGATGTTGTCCGAATCGCTGCAGGCGGTTATTTCTCAAACCTTGATTAAAAAGCCGGAAGGGGGACGGGTTGCCGCCCATGAAATTATGATTGGTACACCGGCAATTCGTAATTTAATTCGAGAAGACAAGGTCGCCCAGATGTATTCGGCCATTCAGTCGGGTGCCAATGTCGGTATGCAGACCATAGACCAGTGCTTGAAGAATCTAGTGGAGTCTCGTCAAATTAGCCGAGACGCAGCCAAGCTGAAAGCGCGGTTCCCGGAAAATTTTTAA
- a CDS encoding YggS family pyridoxal phosphate-dependent enzyme: MTNGFITENIAAIQQRIRVAETEYNRQQGAVTLMAVSKTRSANEVAVAAEAGIVDIGENYLQEALDKQAQLTDRGLCWHFIGPIQSNKTRAIAEHFDWVHSLDRIKIARRLNEQRPSDLPPLNICLQVNISQEDSKSGFAPQAVLAAAEDIAQLPRLALRGLMAIPQASDDEAQQRRSFAALRELLEEIKHALPAQPLDTLSMGMSGDMAAAIAEGATIVRIGSDIFGPRQ; encoded by the coding sequence ATGACTAACGGCTTCATCACTGAGAATATAGCAGCAATACAGCAGAGAATCCGCGTTGCCGAGACAGAATACAATCGTCAGCAGGGCGCGGTGACCTTGATGGCGGTATCCAAAACCCGCAGTGCCAATGAGGTGGCCGTCGCCGCCGAGGCAGGCATTGTGGATATTGGCGAAAATTACCTGCAAGAAGCATTGGACAAGCAAGCTCAACTTACCGACCGCGGATTGTGCTGGCATTTTATTGGGCCCATTCAATCCAACAAGACTCGGGCCATTGCCGAGCACTTTGACTGGGTACACAGCCTTGACCGCATTAAAATTGCCAGGCGCTTGAACGAGCAACGGCCCTCAGACTTGCCTCCCCTCAATATTTGTCTGCAGGTCAATATCAGCCAAGAGGACAGTAAATCCGGCTTTGCGCCACAGGCGGTATTAGCGGCGGCAGAGGACATCGCGCAGCTACCTCGCTTAGCGCTTCGAGGCCTAATGGCCATACCCCAAGCCAGTGATGATGAAGCGCAGCAGCGTCGTAGTTTCGCCGCCCTCCGGGAGCTACTTGAAGAAATAAAACACGCTCTCCCAGCTCAGCCATTGGATACATTGTCCATGGGCATGTCGGGAGATATGGCTGCAGCCATTGCCGAAGGCGCCACTATAGTCCGCATTGGCAGCGACATTTTTGGCCCCCGACAGTAA
- the proC gene encoding pyrroline-5-carboxylate reductase: protein MLVSLPTIAFIGGGNMAASILGGLIASGVDPSRLWASDPNPESLTALQALAPINTTANNADAIAAADIVVLAVKPQIMATVAKAIAPLLTDTQPLFISIAAGITSASLDQWLGGKQAIVRCMPNTPALVQTGATALFANNQVSDLQRQQAQHILEAVGIAMWVEQEAELDIVTAVSGSGPAYFFLVMEAMQAAGREMGLSAEVAEKLTLQTALGAAKMATQGGVDAAELRRRVTSPNGTTERALGIFEEGDLRGLFLSALTGAKLRSEELAKELEDN from the coding sequence ATATTGGTGAGTTTACCCACAATCGCATTTATTGGTGGCGGCAATATGGCGGCCAGCATCCTTGGTGGCCTCATCGCCAGCGGCGTAGATCCAAGCCGCCTTTGGGCCAGTGACCCCAACCCCGAAAGCCTGACAGCCCTGCAAGCGCTGGCGCCCATTAACACCACCGCTAATAATGCGGATGCCATTGCTGCTGCCGATATCGTCGTGCTCGCCGTTAAACCACAAATTATGGCAACCGTCGCCAAGGCCATCGCGCCGCTATTGACTGATACCCAACCGTTGTTTATTTCCATTGCCGCTGGTATTACCAGTGCCAGCTTGGATCAATGGCTGGGCGGCAAGCAAGCGATTGTGCGCTGCATGCCCAACACCCCCGCTTTAGTACAAACAGGTGCCACCGCACTATTTGCCAACAATCAGGTCTCAGATCTGCAGCGACAGCAAGCCCAGCACATCCTCGAAGCAGTGGGCATTGCCATGTGGGTCGAACAAGAGGCCGAGCTGGATATCGTCACGGCGGTATCGGGCAGTGGCCCCGCCTATTTTTTTCTAGTCATGGAGGCCATGCAGGCCGCCGGCCGTGAAATGGGCCTGTCTGCGGAAGTGGCCGAAAAACTCACCCTGCAAACCGCATTGGGGGCTGCAAAAATGGCCACCCAAGGCGGCGTCGACGCCGCTGAACTTCGTCGCCGTGTTACCTCACCCAATGGCACCACCGAACGCGCCCTGGGGATTTTTGAAGAAGGCGACCTGCGAGGACTATTTTTGAGCGCGCTTACCGGCGCCAAATTACGCTCAGAAGAACTAGCTAAAGAACTGGAAGACAACTAA
- a CDS encoding YggT family protein: MAAINEITILLLNTAISLVMLAFLLRLLLQLVRADFYNPITQYLVKATNPVVLPLRRIIPPVGIIDSASLICALIVQAIGVTLLAQLYFGVFPNPAQIFIWAIIGICGALLNIYFVAIIANIIMSWVSQGGSHPAAQLLYQLTEPVMAPFRKLLPNMGGLDFSPILVFLMINVLEVLLRHLAATVGLHPALVLGI, encoded by the coding sequence ATGGCAGCAATAAACGAAATCACTATTTTATTACTCAACACCGCAATCAGCTTGGTCATGTTGGCCTTTCTCTTGCGCTTGCTATTACAGTTAGTCAGGGCCGATTTTTACAACCCCATTACCCAATATCTGGTCAAGGCCACCAACCCTGTCGTGCTGCCTCTGCGACGTATCATTCCGCCCGTGGGTATCATCGACAGCGCCTCGTTAATTTGCGCCCTCATTGTTCAAGCCATTGGTGTCACCTTGCTCGCCCAACTTTATTTTGGCGTTTTCCCCAACCCCGCGCAGATTTTTATCTGGGCCATCATCGGCATCTGTGGGGCGCTACTGAATATTTACTTTGTTGCCATTATCGCCAATATCATCATGAGCTGGGTCTCTCAAGGTGGCAGCCATCCTGCTGCCCAGCTGTTATACCAACTGACGGAGCCCGTTATGGCGCCGTTTAGAAAACTGCTGCCTAATATGGGCGGTTTGGATTTTTCACCGATCTTAGTATTTTTAATGATCAATGTGTTGGAAGTGCTACTGCGCCACTTAGCCGCCACTGTTGGACTCCATCCCGCTTTGGTTTTAGGAATATAA